The stretch of DNA CCCGGTAAGGGTGTAATCTCCCTCCTTGGCAGAGGCGCGGAGGGCGGGGAATAGGGTGGGGAAGCAGAAAAAGGCGCCGGTGTCGAGCCCATCAAATGAGGAGAGCTCCTTTCCGATAGCCACCAGCCGTTCCCCCTCAATCCGTACCTTGGTCGCCTCTTCCGTATCCTTTTCCTTATCCCAATTGAGGTCCACGGCGAGGAGGCAGCCATTCCTTAACCTTTTACCCTGAGCTATGAGCTTCTTCAGGATGTCCGGAGCAACTATATGATCACTCATAAGGAGGAGGAAAGGCTCATCCTCTTTTAGGTAGGGGGAAACTGCCAAGGCGGAGCTCCCGTTGCCCAGGGTCCAATCATTGTTCTCCACCACCCGGATGGTGAGGCGATATCTCCTTTCCAGCTTCCGGAGGTATGAGGTCATTATCTTCTTCTTATACCCCACCACCACGAGGAATTCGGTGACCCCTGCCTCGCGAGCGGAGAGGATTGCCCGTTCGATAAGGGTTAAGCCGAGAAGTTTGGTGAGCGGTTTCGGGGCGTTCCCGATGTGCGGTTTTATCCTTCTTCCTTCCCCAGCTGCGAGAATTACCGCCTTCACCTTATCCCCCTTTGTTGTTTGTTAGATAGATTTGATAAGGTTATAGCTTAAAATTGCTCCTCCCGGGGCTTGAACGCTCCCCTTTTGCTAAGGAAGAGATGGCGTCCCCAAGGGGATTTGAACCCCTGTTGCCGGCTTGAAAGGCCGGTGTCCTAACCTGGCTAGACGATGGGGACGCTTTAGTTATAAAAAACAAGCGCCTTTTTTATATTAAGGTTTCTTCCAAAAACTTCAACCCCTTTTTGAAAGGAAGAAACCTCAGGAGAAGAATGAGAATAATTATGGTGAGCCGTGCTGGATTCGAACCAGCGACCCTCTGCTTAAAAGGCAGATGCTCTACCTGCTGAGCTAACGGCTCACCACTTGTATTTTAGGTTCAATCCTTATTTATGTCAAGGAAAATGGGTTTAGGGTTTTAGTAAGGGGTCGGGGTGATATTTTTCAAAATAGCATAATGCAGGGACAGCCGCAAACGGCCTGTCCGTTTCTCATCTTTTGGCTGCCTCCTTCCCTGTTAGCGGAATTAATCTAAAATCAGTAAGAAGATAGCCTCGCATCTCCAAGAAAATTTCCGAACCGGATCAGGCGATTTTTTAATTTTTTTTTCTTGACATACCTTAAAATTGAGGCTGATAGTATAAGTATAATATTTTCCAGAAGGAGCAGGAAGTAATATTATTATACTAGTTGAAGTAAGGGAGAGATTAACTAACTAGTTTTGGAAGGAGGGATTTAAGAGGTGGAAATTAAAGCTCTTAGTAGTAGGTTTGTGTATGGTCGTTTTTGGCTCGATTTTGGTCTCCTTTCAAGAGATCCCTAAGCCTAGTGCAGGCGGTCCATGCGAGTACTATTGTGTGATAACCAAAGTTCTTCAGAATCAGAATAGGAGAATGCTGACAGGAAATGTGAATACTGAATGTGAGTGGTGGCTGCCATCTCCTCATACCACCACTTGGACAAACTTATGCGTTAATTCGAATCTGGGTCTTCGTGTATCGGGTGGTTCTCAATTCATGGGATGGCACCCAGGCGAAGGGTGGAATTGTTGTCACCAGTGGTGGCCCACTCCCAATTGTGTTTATTACAACTATGCCGCCTGTACCCAGCAATTTACGACGCATGGTCCTTGCCAGCATGCTTCAGGTGAGCTCTGGATTGATACCGACGAAGATATGGGATGTATTCTCTGTAGAGGTTATGTAGTAACTTCCACGGGAAACTTTATGTGCATCTATGACGATGATGGTGGTGTGGGGGATGATTTTATCCAGAGGATGAACTTTCCCGATTTAAGTGTTACATTACCAAATGACATGGGCAAGGGCGGGTGTAGCTCTTACGTCTACTCTGGATGGGAAACTCCTTCTTCGTGGCAAGACCCTGGTTATATGATTGTTAAATCTGAGCTCCGGCTTGGTGCCCGTGCAGCGCTTAAGAAAATTTGCGAAGGACCGGAGCCGGAACCCCAAAGGATGATCATCGGGAGTGTTAAAAATCACCTAACTACAAATAATCATTCTCCGATTACCGTTACACCTCATTCAACGGAGAAGAAGCTAATAAAAGGCTGCATAAAAGATAAGATCACCCTTCAGCCGATTAAAGGGGTCAAGGTTTCGGTTATAAAGGGAAAAGCGACCAGTGAGGATGAGAAAGCAAAAGCACCGATAATAACCGTTACCAATGACACCGGTGATTTCTACCTTGAGTGCGATTACGACGATGCTATCCTGGTGGTTGATGCTGAAGGGTACGCCATTGCTAGGAGGGCATTGATTTTCAATAAAGGGGAGGCGGTCAAGTATAAGGAAATTGAGCTTTCGCCAGCATCGATAGCAAAAGGAGGAATAAGGGATAGAGTTACTAAAGCTCCGGTTAAAGCCGCCAATGTTATAATGGCGATGATTTCTCCTTTTGAGGCTGAAATAAAGACAGTAGCTACCGATGATAGCGGATCATACGAGGCGGAGAGGTTGCCCGATGGAAAGAAGTATATAGTGATCATGGCCGAAGGCTATAACGCTGAGACAAGGGAGTTTGAGTTAGCGAGTAGCGAGGTTAGGTCCGGGGTTGACTTTGAGCTTACTAAGGCAGGGAGTATCTCCGGGTATGTGGTGGATAAAAACGGTAATCCGGTAAATGGGGCTCATATAGAGATTGTTTATAAGGATCTGCTTCCCTCTTCTCCGCTCAAGTTTAATTATTGGCACACCGGCACCATAGAGACAATATATGAAGGGTTTTTCTATGTGGGTAACATCCAGTCGTGGAAGAGATTTGTGATTGAGGTGACGCACAATGATTATAAACCGTTTAAATCTCCACTCCTAAGTCTTAAGCCCGGAGAGGAGGCAGAAGGGTTAAAGATCTTATTGGAGGGTAAGTGATGAAATTTAACTTAAGGGGGAGGATAGCGCTCATTATACTTCTCTTTACTTTTCCCTATTTTGCTTTTTCTGCTTATGCCGGGGAGAAGGAGAAAACGCCGCGGTTTGAAATCTTATTCTCCGGCGGCGCCTCGTATGCCACCTCCCGCGTCGGTTTCTCGCCCGGGGTCGGTTTTTCTTATTATCTTAGAAAGAACCTTGCTCTTTCACTCGACTTCGGCGTAGCCTTTAGTATTCCCGAGCTTGATTTCCGTGAGTTCGGGATACCGGTTGGTGAAGCTGTCCAACATACTGAGATAAGAGTGGAGAATCAATACCGTCTATTTTCTTTTCTCAGTGCCGAGTATTCTTTCGATATTTCCCCTCAAGTTAAGCCTTTTCTTACCGCCGGCGTTGGCTGGTGTCGTGATTATGCCGGCTTTTCTGTTTTTACCTGTGGCCGGTACTATCCGGACCCTTCGTGGTTCGTTTGGTACGAAACTAATATCGGAGATTATAAGCATCGTGAGGATAGGTTCCCTCTTCTCCTTTTTGGCGGTGGCATCAAATATTATGTGAGGGAGAAAGATTTCCTCAAGGTTACCCTGCGGGGATTAGGTTTTGGAAGCGATTTTACCACCTACCAATTGATCGTCGGCTGGGGTTTCAGGTTTTAAAGATATAAAATGGGGAATAAGGATGGAAAAATCAAATAGATTGCTCAAGAATAGAAAAATAAGCTTTCTTCTTCCCCTTTTCATGTTTTTGCTTTTCATTTCTTTATCGGTGAAAGCAGGGGAAGGAAACGGAGATGACAAAAATAGTATAACTGCCTATCTCAGTGGTTATTTTTATTGGGAAGAGACAGAAGGCAGTTTTATTTCCTTTCACCTGGAGTATGAACGGAGGTTATCCCGCCGCCTTTCCCTTGCAATATCAGTGGGATATACACCCTTATTGAACTATTACGAAAATTCAGGTTTAGCCTGGGATAGTTTTCACCAAAAGGTCGGCGATAACTTCAGCCAGATCTCAGATGGTTCTCTGCTGATCTTTGATTTCGGCTGTTATATCTATTTTTATCAGTCTGATAATGAAGAATTTTTTGCCTATGTCGGAGGGAGCACCTGTTTATCAAAGGAAAACTATGAGATGATCGATAATAAATCTCCTCTTACTGAGAGCTATTCCTTCTTGCATTTCTCCATTTTCTCCCTTGGTGATATGGGAATAGGTTACAGTTATAAGATTAATGAGCGTTACTCCATTAGAGCTGATTTAAAGATGCTAGATCTTGCACTCTTTTTTGTAGGTCAAGCGCGGCCTGCGCCCCGAGTGAGTATTGGCTTATCCTACAGTTTTTGAGGTTAACCTTAACTATAGGTTATCTTACAAAGAAACAAGATATTTTAACTGTAACAAGTCTGGTTCCCTGCTTCTCATCTTGAAGAAAATTTTAACACTGGATTAGAGAACCCCGATTTTATTCTGAGAGCCATCCGGAAAGTACCGATTCTCGCCGGGCGATCATCTCCTCCCGGGCGGCGCCGGTCGAGATGAGCGATATATCGAGCTCGAGAAGGTCGGAGAGGTAGGTGAGATAATCCCTTGCCCGTTTCGGGAGCTCCTCGTAGTTGGTTATCCCCTTGGTCTTTTCTTGCCAACCAGGAAGCGTCTTGTATATCGGTTCGCATTCGGCGAGGATGAAAGGTTCTGCGGGAAATTCCTTGATGACTCTCCCCTTGTAGCGGTAAGCGGTGCAGACCTTGATCTCGGAGAAGCCATCGAGGACATCGAGTTTGGTGACCGCCATCGTGTCGAGACGATTGATCCTTTTGGCATAGGAGGCGAGCACCGCATCGAACCAACCACATCGCCTTGGACGGCCCGTGGTAGCCCCGAATTCACCACCCTCTTCCCGCATTCTTTCCCCTTCCTTTCCGGGAAGCTCGGTGGGAAACGGTCCCTCACCTACCCGGGTGGTATAGCATTTGGTCACCCCCATCACGCCATCGATCCAGGTAGGAGAGACCCCAGCACCGGTACAGGCACCTCCGGCAAAGGCGTTTGAGGAGGTGACGAAGGGATAAGTCCCGTGGTCGACATCGAGCATCGTTCCCTGCGCCCCCTCGAATAGCACCGATTTCCCCGCAGATAACGCCTCGTTTATTACCAAGGAGGTATCGGTTATGTAAGGGGATAGAAGCTCGCCATAACGGCAATAGCTTCGATAGATAGCATCCAGCTCCATCGGCTTTAGGTGGTATACTTCCTTTATAAGCGGGTTGAGAATGGCAAGGTTCCTTTCGATCTTCTCCTTTAGGTAATCCGGGTGGAGGAGATCGCCTATCCTGAGCCCGATCCTCGCCATCTTGTGCTGATAACAGGGACCGATTCCCCGTTTCGTGGTTCCTATTCGTCCTTTGCCTAAAAGGGTTTCCAGCCCCTCCTCTATGGATAGATGATAGGGAAGGATGAGATGGGCTCGATCGCTTACCTTAAGGTTTTCGTTGACTTCGACACCAGCTTTTCTCAGGTCTTCTATCTCGCTAATGAGGGCAGAAGGGTCGACCACCACCCCGTTTCCGATGATGGCGAGTTTCCCCCTTCTTATTATCCCCGAGGGGATGAGGTGGAATACCAGTTTTTTCCCCTTAAAATAGACGGTATGTCCCGCGTTGTGTCCTCCCTGATAGCGGACAGCGATGTCGAAGTGGTCCATAAGGTAGTCCACTACCTTGCCTTTCCCCTCATCGCCCCATTGCATTCCTACCAGTATAATATTGGGCATAATAAAAACCCCCGTTTACTCTTTTTCCTCAACGGGAGATTTCATATTACCATAATTCCCCCTGTCAAAACAAGGATTATCAGGTTTAACTACATTGAATGTTGATGAGCAATGTGGTATCATTTTTCGAGGTTTTTAAAACAATAATTGTCAACCGATAGATTGGGGAGGAGAGAGGATGACGAGGACGGTGAAAGCGCCAAGGGGAACAAAGCTCTCCTGTAAGGGCTGGGGCCAGGAGGCGGCGATGCGGATGTTGATGAACAACCTTGATCCTGAGGTGGCGGAGAAGCCCGATGAACTCATCGTATATGGTGGTACGGGGAAGGCGGCTCGAAACTGGGAATGCTTCGACAAGATCGTGGAGACATTGAAGGAGCTGGAGAACGACGAGACCCTCCTTGTCCAGTCGGGAAAGCCGGTGGGTGTTTTCAAGACCCATCCTGATGCCCCTCGGGTGTTGATATCCAACGCGATGCTGGTCCCTGCCTGGGCTACCTGGGAGAAGTTTTGGGAACTGGAACGGGCAGGGCTCATAATGTATGGCCAGATGACCGCTGGTAGTTGGATCTACATCGGCACCCAGGGAATCCTTCAAGGTACCTATGAGACCCTCGCTGCCTGTGCCAAGAAACATTTCGGCACCAGCCTGAAGGGGAAGCTGGTGGTCACTGCCGGCTTGGGAGGTATGGGCGGAGCCCAGCCCCTTGCCGTTACGATGAACGAGGGGGTGGCTTTGGTGGCTGAGGTGGACCCGGAGAGGATAAAAAGGAGGCTCGATACCGGTTATCTCGATGTTATGACCGATGATCTCGACGAGGCGATTAAGCTTGCCCTCGAGGCGAAGAAGAAGAAGGAGGCAAAATCGATAGGACTTCTTATGAACGCCGCCGACTTCCTCCCGGAGCTCGTCCGCAGGGATATCATACCCGATGTCCTCACCGACCAGACATCCGCCCACGATATCCTAAACGGCTATGTCCCTCACGGGATGGAATATAAGGAGGCGCTTGAACTCAGGAGAAAAAACCCCGAAGAGTACAAGAAGCGAGCGCTTTCCTCCATCGCCGTTCATATGGAGGCGATGCTCGAGCTGAAGAAGCGGGGCGCGGTCGCCTTCGATTATGGGAACAACATCAGAGGGCAGGCGATAAAGGCTGGGATCAAGGATGCCTTCGACATACCGGGCTTTGTCCCCGAATATATCAGACCCCTCTTTTGTGAAGGACGTGGTCCCTTCCGCTGGGTAGCCCTTTCCGGTGATCCCAACGACATTCGGGTGACCGATGATCTGGTTCTTGAGCTCTTCCCGGAGAACGAGATCCTCTGTCGTTGGATAAGGCTTGCCCGGGAACGGGTAAAGTTCCAGGGACTTCCCAGCCGTGTCTGCTGGCTGGGCTATGGGGAGAGGGCGCTTTTCGGCACCAGGATGAACGATCTGGTGGCAAAGGGCAAGATATCGGCGCCGATAGTGATAGGGCGTGACCATCTCGATACTGGCTCAGTCGCCTCGCCCAACCGGGAGACCGAGGGGATGAGGGATGGCTCCGATGCGATTGCCGATTGGCCCATCTTGAACGCCCTTCTCAATGCGGTGGCTGGTGCTACCTGGATCTCGGTGCATCATGGAGGTGGAGTGGGTATCGGTTACTCCATCCATGCGGGTATGGTCATCGTTGCCGAGGGGACGAAGAACGCTGAGGAGAGGCTCCAGAGGGTGCTCACTACCGATCCAGGGAGCGGTATCGTCCGCCATGCCGATGCTGGATATCCTGAGGCGATCAAAACCGCTAAAGAAAAGGGAGTGAAGATACCATTCCTCAAATGAGAGATTAACGAGGGCGAGGGTGGAGTATGTTCCTCAAGGAGGAGAAAATCAAGCCCCTCGCCCTCGCTCCCTTTTTGAAGCAGGCGAAGAGGATGATCGAGGAGGCGTTCTCGCGGGCGAAGGTGGCTTCGCTAAAACCTCTCCTCTCGAAGAGAGGAATGATAGAGCTCAATTTCCCCCGTTTCTTCCCCGTGAAGGGATATGTCACTTCTAACCAGGCGATGCTCATCCTTTCTTCCTTCCTCAGGAAGGTCTCCCCGGTTAGATTTGAATGGAAAGGGGAGAGAATATTCAGGAAGGGAGGGAGGGTTTATTTGGTGGCGATGCTCCTTTATAGATTGAAGGCTGAAGGGCGGATGATCTCAAGTTCTCTTTTCTTCGTGCTCAATTGGGAGGAGGAAGAGAAGCGGTATCTTCTTTGCCGCATTTGGGCGGTGGATTGATGAAGAAAAGATGGTTCATCATAGCTTTCTTTATTCTCCTTGCCTCGGTCCTTCTTGCAGATAGCCTTTCCGACTTCAGAAGGTTCCCCCCTTTTATCACCTTTTCTCTTCCCCTTTTCTCTCTGGGGTTTCTCCTTTTTCTCATTCGTCTCCGGCGCCGTTTGGGCTGGGGATGGTTTCCCATTTTTCTGGCTTTTCTTCTCCTCTTGGCTTCATTCGCCGGAGCAGGGCTTCTTTCCCTAAGATACTATGTCTATTCCCAGCCTCGCCAGTTTCGAGAGAGGGAGATGAGGAGACGGGCGCTCGAGATCGAGGACAAGGTGAAGGCGCTTTATGCTCAAGCGGAAAGGATGGGGAAGGAATTGGCAGGGAGAATTTCTTCATCGGGGAATTCTTTCTCCACCCTCCAACTACCTGGTAAAGGAAAAGCTTCACATTGGGGTGTCTCTTTATATAACAGGGAAGGAAAGCTCATCTTCTGGCGAGGAAATGTATTTGAAGCTCCTGCCCTTCCCCTGAAAGGCAAGGGTAGCTCTCCTTTTGTGGGAAGGAATCTGGTCAATGTCTGGTTGAATTTTTCCTTCCCCTTAAAAGGGGGAAAGGATGGGGTTATTCTTCTCCATTATCTTGTCTCCTCTGAGCTCTCGTTTGGCCATTCAGCAAAAGAGGGAGCTCTCTTCCCCGCTATCAATGATAGGGTGAGTATAAGATGGCTCGATTTCCGTGAGGATACAGCCGAGCTCCGTCAGGTATTTGAACAATATGGGAAGTTCTTCTTCAGTCGACCTGAGGGGGGGAGAGAAGTCCTCTATTATCCCTTGATCCTTAAGGAAAGGCTCCTCGGAGTGGTGACCATAGGGGGACTGACCAGCGAGGGTTATATCGCGAGCTATGGTTTTCCGTTCAGGATCATCGTCTTTTTGACGCTTTTGTTCTTTTTTTCCTCTTTTGGAGTTTTTTTGGGTCTCAGGGCGGTTCGGACCAAGAAAATCTATTATCTTTTGCTCTCCGCGGGCGTTCTTTATGGATTTAAGTTTCTCTTTCCTCTTTTCCCCATTATAAAGGAGGCGGATAGGATTTCTTTACTTAGCCCTCTTTACTTCGCTTCAGATAATCCTTTGCTTTTTTCTCGCTTTCCCCTCGAGTTCCTCCTCGGAGGAATGATTGTGTTCTTCCTCGTCCTGGTCCTTTCTTCACTTCTCTATTCCCTGAGGAAAAGTAGGGGGGGTTATGCAATAGCTTCTTTCTTAGCCGCTTCCTTCTCGGTTTTCTTACTACTTCTTCTTACCAAGGTAGTGGCTAAAGAGGTTCTTTCCTCTTCTGGAGTGAACCTTCTTCAGCTTCCTCTTTATTCTTTAGATGTTCCTCGGATTTTTCTTCTTTTCGGTATTATATTCTATTCTGTCTCCCTGTTTTTTCTTGCCTTTTCTCTCCTCAGAGTAGCGGTAGATTCTGCAGGGAACCTTTTTGGAAAGAGGGGGTGGGTTATTGTCCTCTTGCTCATTCTTATTCCCCTTCTCCTTTATGAGGGGAAGGAGGTTGCCCCCCAGGTGGTGGCTTTTATTCTCCTTTTGATGGCGGCTCTTTTTGAGGAAAGGGTCAGGAATTGGCTTAAGGGAAGATCCCTCGCCAGCCGTCTTTTGTTTTTCTTCACCCTCTTTTTTGGCGGTGTTGTTCTTTTCCTCCCCTATCTTGTATCTGCTCACATCGAAGTGGCGAAGGGGTTTATCCATAACGCCTTCATCCCCCAGCTTCAAGGGGAGGAGGAGTGGATTCGGTTTCTCCTTTCTCGTTCCCTGGAGCAGGCTGCCTCCTCAAGGAGGGTGAGGGATGCCCTTGCCTTCTCCCGCCTCGGTGGGGTGGGAACCGCCTTTACCATTTGGCGGGAGATGCCCCTTTCCGCCTATAATTCCCTTCTCGCGGTGTACGATGGAGAGGGTAAACTGAAGGACCTCTTCTCCCTTAACCTCCCCAAGGTGGTAAGAGATAGCCTAACTCCTGGTGAGGGGAAAATAGTCCTTAAGGAGGTAGAGGCAAGGATCGGGGGAAGGGCGAT from Acidobacteriota bacterium encodes:
- a CDS encoding carboxypeptidase regulatory-like domain-containing protein, which gives rise to MCIYDDDGGVGDDFIQRMNFPDLSVTLPNDMGKGGCSSYVYSGWETPSSWQDPGYMIVKSELRLGARAALKKICEGPEPEPQRMIIGSVKNHLTTNNHSPITVTPHSTEKKLIKGCIKDKITLQPIKGVKVSVIKGKATSEDEKAKAPIITVTNDTGDFYLECDYDDAILVVDAEGYAIARRALIFNKGEAVKYKEIELSPASIAKGGIRDRVTKAPVKAANVIMAMISPFEAEIKTVATDDSGSYEAERLPDGKKYIVIMAEGYNAETREFELASSEVRSGVDFELTKAGSISGYVVDKNGNPVNGAHIEIVYKDLLPSSPLKFNYWHTGTIETIYEGFFYVGNIQSWKRFVIEVTHNDYKPFKSPLLSLKPGEEAEGLKILLEGK
- a CDS encoding adenylosuccinate synthase; protein product: MPNIILVGMQWGDEGKGKVVDYLMDHFDIAVRYQGGHNAGHTVYFKGKKLVFHLIPSGIIRRGKLAIIGNGVVVDPSALISEIEDLRKAGVEVNENLKVSDRAHLILPYHLSIEEGLETLLGKGRIGTTKRGIGPCYQHKMARIGLRIGDLLHPDYLKEKIERNLAILNPLIKEVYHLKPMELDAIYRSYCRYGELLSPYITDTSLVINEALSAGKSVLFEGAQGTMLDVDHGTYPFVTSSNAFAGGACTGAGVSPTWIDGVMGVTKCYTTRVGEGPFPTELPGKEGERMREEGGEFGATTGRPRRCGWFDAVLASYAKRINRLDTMAVTKLDVLDGFSEIKVCTAYRYKGRVIKEFPAEPFILAECEPIYKTLPGWQEKTKGITNYEELPKRARDYLTYLSDLLELDISLISTGAAREEMIARRESVLSGWLSE
- the hutU gene encoding urocanate hydratase — protein: MTRTVKAPRGTKLSCKGWGQEAAMRMLMNNLDPEVAEKPDELIVYGGTGKAARNWECFDKIVETLKELENDETLLVQSGKPVGVFKTHPDAPRVLISNAMLVPAWATWEKFWELERAGLIMYGQMTAGSWIYIGTQGILQGTYETLAACAKKHFGTSLKGKLVVTAGLGGMGGAQPLAVTMNEGVALVAEVDPERIKRRLDTGYLDVMTDDLDEAIKLALEAKKKKEAKSIGLLMNAADFLPELVRRDIIPDVLTDQTSAHDILNGYVPHGMEYKEALELRRKNPEEYKKRALSSIAVHMEAMLELKKRGAVAFDYGNNIRGQAIKAGIKDAFDIPGFVPEYIRPLFCEGRGPFRWVALSGDPNDIRVTDDLVLELFPENEILCRWIRLARERVKFQGLPSRVCWLGYGERALFGTRMNDLVAKGKISAPIVIGRDHLDTGSVASPNRETEGMRDGSDAIADWPILNALLNAVAGATWISVHHGGGVGIGYSIHAGMVIVAEGTKNAEERLQRVLTTDPGSGIVRHADAGYPEAIKTAKEKGVKIPFLK